Proteins found in one Cellulomonas palmilytica genomic segment:
- a CDS encoding lycopene cyclase domain-containing protein, protein MTYAGLGLGVVAACAALAAWAVVTEPRRGRRPGRLLAVLGLTAAALCLLTAVFDSLMIASDLFRYDEAALVGPRVGRAPVEDLAWPLAAALALPSLLALTDRARSSEARR, encoded by the coding sequence ATGACGTACGCAGGGCTGGGACTCGGGGTGGTCGCGGCGTGCGCCGCGCTCGCGGCCTGGGCGGTCGTCACCGAGCCGCGCCGCGGGCGGCGTCCCGGACGGCTGCTCGCCGTGCTGGGGCTGACCGCCGCCGCGCTGTGCCTGCTCACGGCGGTGTTCGACTCGCTCATGATCGCGTCCGACCTGTTCCGGTACGACGAGGCCGCGCTCGTCGGGCCGCGCGTGGGCCGCGCCCCGGTCGAGGACCTCGCGTGGCCGCTCGCTGCCGCGCTCGCACTGCCGTCGCTGCTCGCGCTCACCGACCGCGCCCGCTCGTCGGAGGCCCGCCGATGA
- a CDS encoding prenyltransferase, producing MTALTARAGDPLAGVRQVVGSSRPLSWINTAYPFAAAYLLAGGAVDALLVVGTLYFLVPYNLLMYGLNDVWDHESDLANPRKGGVEGVVLDTRWHRTTVLAAVATNVPFLAALAALTVAAGHAWALVPLAACVFTVVAYSAPRLRFKERPGVDSVTSASHFVGPAVVGVAAAGGAWTWPVVATLLAFTAWGCASHAFGAVQDVRADRGAGIGSVATVLGARRTVRLAMAGYGLAALLLLTAGWPTLLAAAVPLAYLVSVAPFRDVTDDECESANRGWRRFLWLNLVAGFAVTQGLILARVVGGAA from the coding sequence ATGACCGCCCTGACCGCCCGCGCGGGCGACCCGCTGGCCGGCGTCCGGCAGGTCGTCGGCTCGTCGCGCCCGCTGAGCTGGATCAACACCGCGTACCCGTTCGCGGCGGCCTACCTGCTGGCCGGCGGCGCGGTCGACGCCCTGCTCGTCGTCGGGACGCTCTACTTCCTGGTCCCGTACAACCTGCTGATGTACGGCCTGAACGACGTGTGGGACCACGAGTCCGACCTGGCGAACCCGCGCAAGGGCGGCGTCGAGGGCGTGGTGCTCGACACGCGCTGGCACCGCACGACCGTCCTCGCGGCCGTCGCGACCAACGTGCCGTTCCTCGCCGCGCTCGCGGCGCTGACCGTCGCCGCGGGGCACGCGTGGGCGCTCGTCCCGCTCGCGGCCTGCGTGTTCACGGTGGTCGCCTACTCGGCGCCGCGGCTGCGGTTCAAGGAGCGTCCGGGCGTCGACTCGGTGACGTCGGCGAGCCACTTCGTCGGACCCGCCGTGGTCGGCGTCGCCGCGGCGGGCGGCGCGTGGACGTGGCCCGTGGTGGCGACGCTGCTCGCGTTCACGGCGTGGGGCTGCGCGTCGCACGCGTTCGGCGCGGTGCAGGACGTACGCGCGGACCGCGGCGCGGGGATCGGCTCGGTCGCGACCGTGCTCGGCGCGCGCCGCACCGTCCGCCTCGCGATGGCGGGCTACGGGCTCGCCGCGCTCCTGCTGCTGACGGCCGGGTGGCCCACGCTGCTCGCGGCCGCCGTCCCGCTCGCCTACCTGGTGTCGGTCGCGCCGTTCCGGGACGTGACCGACGACGAGTGCGAGAGCGCCAACCGCGGTTGGCGGCGCTTCCTGTGGCTCAACCTCGTCGCGGGCTTCGCCGTCACGCAGGGCCTGATCCTCGCGCGCGTGGTCGGGGGCGCCGCGTGA
- a CDS encoding pyrimidine dimer DNA glycosylase/endonuclease V — protein sequence MHPEHLDRVGLVACWREGLLAQAALRRPEGGYGRHPQLERFRAARVPLAAVGTYLEALADEADARGYRFDRLRIAVRRHAELPLPPDVATLLVVTDGQLAHERDHLLAKLDVRDPVAAHRLRAATVRAHPSFVVVPGPVASWEKSPPAGPPALPPPADLSSAERRDEGEQRSA from the coding sequence GTGCACCCCGAGCACCTCGACCGCGTGGGCCTCGTCGCGTGCTGGCGCGAGGGGCTGCTCGCGCAGGCCGCGCTGCGCCGCCCCGAGGGCGGGTACGGGCGGCACCCGCAGCTCGAGCGGTTCCGTGCCGCGCGGGTCCCGCTCGCCGCGGTCGGGACGTACCTCGAGGCGCTGGCCGACGAGGCCGACGCGCGCGGCTACCGGTTCGACCGGCTGCGGATCGCCGTGCGCCGGCACGCGGAGCTGCCGCTGCCGCCCGACGTCGCGACGCTGCTCGTCGTGACCGACGGCCAGCTCGCGCACGAGCGCGACCATCTGCTCGCGAAGCTCGACGTGCGCGACCCGGTGGCCGCGCACCGGCTGCGCGCGGCCACCGTGCGGGCCCACCCGTCGTTCGTCGTCGTGCCCGGCCCCGTCGCGTCGTGGGAGAAGAGCCCGCCCGCCGGTCCCCCGGCGCTGCCTCCGCCGGCCGACCTGTCGTCAGCCGAGAGACGCGACGAAGGCGAGCAGCGCAGCGCGTGA
- a CDS encoding glycosyl hydrolase — translation MTRRAWLVGLVVLVAVVTAGVALLVNDRDRAVADGGPGVDLPGPPDARTPALDTAGLVAAVPAREVAKLPTARVADGVLPQTNRWYSGLVFGDEPVFAQPLSFQLTGSGFTLGLPQPVATEKTIAGPHVVALTVDVGASSAVVSAADPVGVTIDLLDDAGEVLGRVALAEGSPVVTFTAERDVTVRTDGGLTATPDGPAAAQADVAGVTWALAAPAFEAGATSLAAGEVAGWYALPEGATTTAQDALASAAQHPVESVDVTYGVDDELARTTLTYRTRGGDGAYVLSPHHRAGDQPEREGCGLGEYASVGGPLELCAGSVLSAFAPTVAPAGVPDVSDASDEQRSAILAVLEKDVAATPPFPSDTYFGGKALFRAATLVVLGEQLGADDVVADLRATTTDALREWAQPDGCTQRDARCVVYDPDARAAVGLQASFGSDELNDHHFHHGYLLAAAGLLAADDPTLADDLGVLDLLAADVANPTATDELPQLRSFDPYTGHSWASGPSQFADGNNQESSSEAVNAWNGLGLWALATGQDELRTQATWLASTESLAARTYWTAPDLAGADGFTHEVVSLVWGGKRDYATWFSPEPAAILGIQLIPMGPAQRALATDVDPERIRAAVEEAGADGTDATFGGYVLAYLALAGADDAATAWERLQAVPDEAIDDGTSRAALLAFVASLG, via the coding sequence GTGACGCGCCGCGCATGGCTCGTCGGGCTCGTCGTGCTCGTCGCCGTGGTCACGGCCGGCGTGGCGCTGCTCGTGAACGACCGCGACCGGGCCGTGGCGGACGGCGGACCGGGCGTCGACCTCCCGGGCCCGCCCGACGCGCGCACGCCTGCGCTCGACACGGCCGGCCTGGTCGCGGCCGTGCCTGCACGCGAGGTCGCGAAGCTCCCGACGGCGCGCGTCGCCGACGGCGTGCTCCCGCAGACCAACCGCTGGTACAGCGGCCTGGTGTTCGGCGACGAACCGGTGTTCGCCCAGCCGCTGTCGTTCCAGCTCACCGGCAGCGGGTTCACGCTCGGGCTGCCGCAGCCCGTCGCCACGGAGAAGACGATCGCGGGACCGCACGTCGTCGCCCTGACCGTGGACGTCGGTGCCTCGTCGGCGGTCGTCAGCGCGGCCGACCCCGTGGGCGTGACGATCGACCTGCTCGACGACGCCGGCGAGGTGCTCGGGCGCGTCGCGCTCGCGGAGGGCTCGCCCGTCGTGACGTTCACCGCCGAGCGCGACGTCACCGTGCGCACGGACGGCGGGCTCACCGCCACGCCCGACGGCCCGGCCGCCGCGCAGGCGGACGTCGCCGGGGTGACGTGGGCGCTCGCCGCGCCCGCGTTCGAGGCCGGCGCCACGTCGCTCGCCGCCGGCGAGGTCGCCGGGTGGTACGCGCTCCCCGAGGGCGCGACCACCACGGCGCAGGACGCGCTCGCGTCCGCCGCGCAGCACCCCGTCGAGTCGGTCGACGTCACGTACGGCGTCGACGACGAGCTGGCGCGCACCACGCTCACGTACCGCACCCGCGGCGGGGACGGAGCGTACGTGCTCTCGCCGCACCACCGCGCGGGCGACCAGCCCGAGCGCGAGGGCTGCGGACTGGGGGAGTACGCGTCGGTCGGCGGACCGCTCGAGCTGTGCGCGGGTTCCGTCCTGTCCGCGTTCGCCCCCACGGTCGCGCCCGCGGGGGTGCCGGACGTGAGCGACGCGTCCGACGAGCAGCGCAGCGCGATCCTGGCGGTGCTCGAGAAGGACGTCGCCGCGACACCGCCGTTCCCGTCCGACACGTACTTCGGCGGCAAGGCGCTGTTCCGGGCCGCGACGCTCGTCGTGCTCGGCGAGCAGCTCGGCGCGGACGACGTCGTCGCCGACCTGCGGGCCACGACCACCGACGCGCTGCGCGAGTGGGCGCAGCCCGACGGCTGCACGCAGCGCGACGCGCGGTGTGTCGTCTACGACCCCGACGCGCGCGCGGCCGTCGGCCTGCAGGCGTCGTTCGGCTCCGACGAGCTCAACGACCACCACTTCCACCACGGCTACCTCCTGGCGGCGGCCGGCCTGCTCGCGGCCGACGACCCCACGCTCGCCGACGACCTCGGCGTGCTCGACCTGCTCGCGGCCGACGTCGCGAACCCCACGGCGACCGACGAGCTGCCGCAGCTGCGCTCGTTCGACCCGTACACGGGGCACTCGTGGGCGTCCGGCCCGTCGCAGTTCGCCGACGGCAACAACCAGGAGTCGAGCTCCGAGGCCGTCAACGCGTGGAACGGGCTCGGGCTGTGGGCGCTCGCCACGGGCCAGGACGAGCTGCGCACCCAGGCGACGTGGCTCGCCTCGACCGAGTCCCTCGCGGCGCGCACATACTGGACCGCGCCCGACCTGGCCGGGGCGGACGGGTTCACGCACGAGGTCGTCTCGCTCGTGTGGGGCGGCAAGCGCGACTACGCGACCTGGTTCAGCCCCGAGCCCGCCGCGATCCTCGGCATCCAGCTCATCCCCATGGGGCCCGCGCAGCGCGCTCTCGCCACCGACGTCGACCCGGAGCGGATCCGCGCCGCGGTCGAGGAGGCGGGGGCCGACGGGACGGACGCGACGTTCGGGGGGTACGTGCTCGCGTACCTCGCGCTCGCGGGGGCCGACGACGCCGCGACCGCGTGGGAGCGCCTGCAGGCGGTACCCGACGAGGCGATCGACGACGGCACGTCACGCGCTGCGCTGCTCGCCTTCGTCGCGTCTCTCGGCTGA
- a CDS encoding HlyD family efflux transporter periplasmic adaptor subunit: MTWRVRIKLFVGTVLVLLVAAYATYHVNETRGTAVSDSAQILGETYVVGTPYAGLVVAQEVSIGDVVTEGDPLFVIDSAALDRDLSLGTVSTAGQATSIDADGNLVVLATQDGTVTDVAARAGTFVSAADHLATVQIAGSLYVQAEYTLTAKEYARVPEDAAVTIELPSTATLKGTVERVQVTTVGGQALALVTVESDELVDGEENGLVGSGTPVTASLSLRNDGVVTTVSDAVTSYVRGVFG, translated from the coding sequence ATGACCTGGCGGGTACGGATCAAGCTGTTCGTCGGAACGGTCCTCGTCCTGCTCGTGGCGGCGTACGCCACCTACCACGTGAACGAGACGCGCGGCACGGCCGTGAGCGACTCGGCGCAGATCCTCGGCGAGACGTACGTGGTCGGGACCCCGTACGCGGGCCTCGTCGTCGCGCAGGAGGTCAGCATCGGCGACGTCGTCACCGAGGGGGACCCGCTGTTCGTCATCGACTCCGCCGCGCTCGACCGCGACCTGTCGCTCGGCACCGTGAGCACCGCGGGGCAGGCGACCTCGATCGACGCCGACGGCAACCTCGTCGTGCTCGCCACGCAGGACGGCACCGTCACCGACGTCGCGGCGCGCGCGGGGACGTTCGTCTCCGCGGCGGACCACCTCGCGACCGTCCAGATCGCCGGCTCGCTGTACGTGCAGGCGGAGTACACGCTCACGGCCAAGGAGTACGCGCGCGTCCCCGAGGACGCCGCGGTCACGATCGAGCTGCCCAGCACCGCGACGCTGAAGGGCACCGTGGAGCGCGTGCAGGTCACCACGGTGGGCGGCCAGGCCCTCGCGCTCGTCACGGTCGAGTCGGACGAGCTCGTCGACGGCGAGGAGAACGGGCTCGTCGGGTCCGGGACCCCCGTCACGGCGAGCCTGTCCCTGCGCAACGACGGGGTGGTGACGACCGTCTCCGACGCCGTGACGAGCTACGTGCGGGGGGTGTTCGGGTGA
- a CDS encoding glycosyltransferase family 2 protein translates to MTTTFDRLVLEPRRTDEPLARPARSTETQAAQSPSLVLMVLLASAGIVIYAVFLLNPENRGDWLPYSMVIAAETVLVVHALLAMWTVLSAGHDPRGFTFHHAQDRLYDVAEIMRDRAEDRPQDWEMFLRDRPVTVDVLITTYGEDLDTIRRTVTAAVAMQGRHRTWVLDDGRSDEVRDLAAELGARYVRRLSSNGAKAGNINHALSITRGDLFAVLDADFVPHPTFLHETVPFFADERVAFVQTPQTYGNLHTVISKGAAYMQAVFYRFVQPGRNRFNAAFCVGTNVVFRRAAIDSVGGIYSDSKSEDVWTSLMLHEKGWRTVYIPDALAVGDTPETIEAYSKQQLRWATGGFEIMLTHNPLRRKHPLTLDQRLQYTVTATHYLTGIAPLLLLLVPPLQIYFDLTPMNLTITPLTWVLYYAGFYVMQIFLAFYTLGSFRWQVLLLASVSFPIYTRALVNALLRRDQAWHVTGSKGAYRSPFAFITTQVLFFELLAITTAVGIWKDVSNGYPSLAVAWNATNTLILGGFVLTAWREGRAGRRAAREHAAAERQEHAREGSLVLTTGGAA, encoded by the coding sequence ATGACCACCACGTTCGACAGGCTCGTGCTCGAGCCACGCCGCACCGACGAACCGCTCGCCCGCCCCGCGCGCTCCACCGAGACGCAGGCGGCGCAGAGCCCGTCGCTCGTCCTCATGGTGCTGCTCGCGAGCGCAGGCATCGTGATCTACGCCGTCTTCCTGCTCAACCCGGAGAACCGCGGCGACTGGCTGCCCTACAGCATGGTCATCGCCGCCGAGACCGTCCTCGTCGTCCACGCGCTCCTCGCGATGTGGACCGTCCTGTCCGCGGGTCACGACCCGCGCGGCTTCACGTTCCACCACGCGCAGGACCGTCTGTACGACGTCGCGGAGATCATGCGCGACCGGGCCGAGGACCGCCCGCAGGACTGGGAGATGTTCCTGCGCGACCGGCCCGTCACGGTCGACGTCCTCATCACGACGTACGGCGAGGACCTCGACACGATCCGCCGCACCGTGACCGCCGCGGTCGCCATGCAGGGCCGGCACCGCACGTGGGTGCTCGACGACGGGCGGTCCGACGAGGTGCGCGACCTCGCCGCCGAGCTCGGCGCGCGCTACGTGCGGCGCCTGTCGTCCAACGGCGCGAAGGCCGGGAACATCAACCACGCGCTGTCGATCACGCGCGGCGACCTGTTCGCGGTCCTCGACGCGGACTTCGTCCCGCACCCCACGTTCCTGCACGAGACCGTGCCGTTCTTCGCCGACGAGCGCGTCGCGTTCGTCCAGACGCCGCAGACGTACGGCAACCTGCACACGGTCATCTCCAAGGGCGCCGCGTACATGCAGGCGGTCTTCTACCGCTTCGTCCAGCCCGGCCGGAACCGGTTCAACGCCGCGTTCTGCGTCGGCACCAACGTCGTGTTCCGGCGCGCCGCCATCGACTCGGTCGGCGGCATCTACTCCGACTCCAAGTCCGAGGACGTGTGGACCTCGCTCATGCTCCACGAGAAGGGCTGGCGCACGGTCTACATCCCCGACGCGCTCGCGGTGGGGGACACGCCCGAGACCATCGAGGCGTACTCGAAGCAGCAGCTGCGCTGGGCGACCGGCGGCTTCGAGATCATGCTCACGCACAACCCGCTGCGCCGGAAGCACCCGCTCACGCTCGACCAGCGCCTGCAGTACACCGTGACGGCGACGCACTACCTCACGGGCATCGCGCCGCTGCTCCTGCTGCTCGTACCACCGCTGCAGATCTACTTCGACCTGACCCCCATGAACCTCACGATCACGCCGCTGACCTGGGTGCTGTACTACGCGGGCTTCTACGTGATGCAGATCTTCCTGGCGTTCTACACGCTCGGGTCGTTCCGCTGGCAGGTGCTGCTGCTCGCGTCGGTGTCGTTCCCGATCTACACCCGCGCGCTCGTCAACGCGCTGCTGCGCCGCGACCAGGCGTGGCACGTGACCGGCTCCAAGGGCGCCTACCGCTCGCCGTTCGCGTTCATCACCACGCAGGTGCTGTTCTTCGAGCTGCTCGCGATCACCACCGCGGTCGGGATCTGGAAGGACGTGTCCAACGGCTACCCGAGCCTCGCGGTCGCGTGGAACGCGACCAACACGCTCATCCTCGGCGGGTTCGTCCTCACCGCGTGGCGCGAGGGGCGGGCCGGACGGCGCGCCGCCCGCGAGCACGCGGCGGCCGAGCGCCAGGAGCACGCGCGCGAGGGTTCCCTCGTGCTGACGACGGGAGGTGCGGCATGA
- a CDS encoding carboxylate-amine ligase, translating to MGVEEEYLLVTPEGEPAAQSPAVLGIAARELTSTSTPGGDVEKEFKSEQVETSTHPCTDLGELLDQVRAGRERVDGVAQAAGVRIAALGTAPQEVDPTVLPDKRAQEIRARFGLTAREQLTCGCHVHVSVADDDEGVVVLDHLRPWTSVLLALSANSPTWQGVASGYASYRSQVWGRWPTAGPTAPFGDAATYRAVVDALLASGTILDDGMLYFDARLSQRYPTVEVRIADVCLDAGDAALQAALVRALADTAVRSPRDEHPVRAEVLRTAAWRAARSGLSGELVSPLTWRPAPAMDVVEQLVDHVRDALVANGDLEAVERQLMHVRRRGNGAVEQMGWRARGDDDAAVVRRAVERTLGAPALVH from the coding sequence ATGGGAGTCGAGGAGGAGTACCTGCTGGTCACGCCCGAGGGCGAGCCGGCGGCGCAGTCACCCGCCGTGCTCGGCATCGCGGCGCGCGAGCTCACGAGCACGAGCACGCCCGGCGGGGACGTCGAGAAGGAGTTCAAGAGCGAGCAGGTCGAGACGTCCACGCACCCGTGCACGGACCTGGGCGAGCTGCTCGACCAGGTGCGCGCGGGCCGCGAGCGCGTCGACGGCGTCGCGCAGGCCGCGGGGGTGCGGATCGCCGCGCTCGGCACCGCGCCGCAGGAGGTCGACCCGACCGTCCTGCCCGACAAGCGTGCGCAGGAGATCCGCGCGCGGTTCGGCCTGACCGCGCGCGAGCAGCTCACGTGCGGCTGCCACGTGCACGTCTCGGTCGCGGACGACGACGAGGGCGTCGTGGTGCTCGACCATCTGCGCCCGTGGACGTCGGTGCTGCTCGCGCTGTCCGCGAACAGCCCCACGTGGCAGGGCGTGGCGAGCGGCTACGCGTCCTACCGCTCGCAGGTCTGGGGCCGCTGGCCCACCGCGGGTCCGACGGCACCGTTCGGCGACGCCGCCACCTACCGTGCGGTCGTCGACGCGCTGCTCGCCTCGGGCACGATCCTCGACGACGGGATGCTCTACTTCGACGCGCGCCTGTCGCAGCGCTACCCCACGGTCGAGGTGCGCATCGCCGACGTGTGCCTCGACGCCGGGGACGCCGCGCTGCAGGCCGCGCTCGTGCGGGCCCTGGCGGACACCGCGGTGCGCAGCCCGCGCGACGAGCACCCGGTGCGCGCCGAGGTGCTGCGCACGGCCGCGTGGCGCGCGGCGCGCTCAGGGCTGTCCGGCGAGCTCGTCAGCCCGCTGACCTGGCGTCCCGCGCCCGCGATGGACGTCGTCGAGCAGCTCGTCGACCACGTGCGTGACGCGCTCGTCGCGAACGGCGACCTCGAGGCCGTCGAGCGTCAGCTCATGCACGTGCGCCGGCGCGGCAACGGGGCGGTCGAGCAGATGGGCTGGCGGGCGCGCGGGGACGACGACGCCGCGGTGGTGCGCCGTGCGGTCGAACGCACGCTCGGAGCGCCGGCCCTCGTGCACTGA
- a CDS encoding NAD(P)/FAD-dependent oxidoreductase: MTEVHGGTTSGRVVVVGAGLAGAKTAEALRERGFAGEVVLLGAEAERPYERPPLSKGYLTGSDEREQAFVHEPGWYAAHDVELRTGVTVTRVDRGAREVHDDGGGRTAYDHLVLATGSQPRRLPSPGSDAFVTLRTLDDSDRLRTRLAEVGAAGGRAVVVGGGWIGLEVAAAARGYGCEVSVLVREEAPLLAVLGERMAGLFAGLHRANGVDLRTLVEVGSVEPDGSGGARLGLTDGTQLVAALVVVGIGAAPRTALARDAGLAVAADGGVEVDAHLRTSDPRVLAVGDVAAVAHPFLGARVRVEHWDTALHHGETVAATVLGHDEPYDRLPYFFTDQYDLGMEYTGWVGPDGYDEVVVRGDETARELVAFWLRGGRVLAGMNVNVWDVVDDVQALVRSRAVVPVERLADPGVPLRDLLP, encoded by the coding sequence ATGACCGAGGTGCACGGCGGCACGACGAGCGGCCGCGTGGTGGTCGTGGGGGCCGGGCTGGCCGGCGCGAAGACGGCCGAGGCGCTGCGCGAGCGAGGTTTCGCCGGCGAGGTGGTGCTGCTCGGCGCGGAGGCCGAGCGACCGTACGAGCGCCCGCCGCTCTCGAAGGGCTACCTGACGGGGTCCGACGAGCGCGAGCAGGCGTTCGTGCACGAGCCCGGGTGGTACGCGGCGCACGACGTGGAGCTGCGCACGGGCGTCACGGTCACGCGGGTCGACCGTGGGGCGCGCGAGGTGCACGACGACGGCGGCGGGCGCACCGCGTACGACCACCTCGTCCTCGCGACGGGGTCGCAGCCACGGCGGCTGCCGTCGCCCGGGTCGGACGCGTTCGTGACGCTGCGCACGCTCGACGACAGCGACCGGCTGCGCACGCGGCTCGCCGAGGTCGGCGCCGCGGGCGGGCGCGCGGTCGTCGTCGGCGGCGGCTGGATCGGGCTCGAGGTCGCCGCCGCGGCGCGGGGGTACGGCTGCGAGGTCAGCGTGCTCGTGCGCGAGGAGGCTCCGCTGCTCGCCGTGCTGGGGGAGCGGATGGCGGGGCTGTTCGCCGGGCTGCACCGCGCGAACGGCGTCGACCTGCGCACCCTGGTCGAGGTCGGCTCGGTCGAGCCGGACGGGTCGGGCGGCGCCCGCCTGGGGCTGACCGACGGGACGCAGCTGGTGGCCGCGCTCGTCGTCGTCGGGATCGGTGCGGCTCCCCGTACGGCCCTCGCGCGAGACGCGGGACTCGCGGTCGCGGCCGACGGCGGCGTCGAGGTCGACGCGCACCTGCGCACGTCCGACCCGCGGGTGCTCGCCGTCGGGGACGTCGCGGCCGTCGCGCACCCGTTCCTCGGCGCGCGCGTGCGTGTCGAGCACTGGGACACCGCGCTGCACCACGGCGAGACCGTCGCCGCGACCGTCCTGGGGCACGACGAGCCCTACGACCGGCTGCCGTACTTCTTCACCGACCAGTACGACCTCGGCATGGAGTACACCGGCTGGGTCGGGCCCGACGGGTACGACGAGGTCGTGGTGCGCGGCGACGAGACCGCGCGCGAGCTCGTCGCGTTCTGGCTGCGTGGCGGGCGCGTGCTCGCCGGCATGAACGTCAACGTGTGGGACGTGGTGGACGACGTGCAGGCGCTCGTCCGGTCACGCGCGGTGGTGCCGGTCGAACGTCTCGCGGACCCGGGCGTCCCGCTCCGGGACCTGCTGCCCTGA